The sequence below is a genomic window from Streptomyces sp. B21-105.
CCCTCGGCTACCGAGGCATCCTCGACCTCGACTTCCGCCGCTGCGGCGGCACCGGCGAGTACCACCTGCTCGACTTCAACCCACGCCCGGGCGCCCAGTTCCGGCTCTTCACCGACTCCGCCGGAGTGGACGTCGTCCGCGCACAGCACCTGGACCTGACGCACCGTCCGCTGCCCGCCGGGGAGCCACAGCCCGGACGGACGTTCGTCGTGGAGAACTATGCGCCGCTGGCCGCGCTGCGACCGACGCGCCGGGGCCGCGAACTGGCCTGGCACACGGGCGACGACACCGCTCCCGGCCGGGCCATGTGGGGACTGTGGGGCGCGCACGTCGTGCGCCGACTGCTCCACCGTTTGCGCGGGCTGGGCCCGGCGGCCGCCGCCGGGGACGGGCCCCGCGTGGTCCGCCAGTCACCGCCGCCCCCGTCCTCCCTGACCCGCCTGCGCACCCAGACCGGACCCGCCGGACAGCGCGGGCGCACCGCACCGGCCGCGGCCGGACCGACCGACGACGAGAAAGCGAGCAGCTGCTGATGTACGACCTGCTGGTGGTGGGAGCGGGCCCGTACGGCCTGTCCATCGCGTCGCACGCCGCGGACGCCGGGCTGAGCCTGCGCGTCTTCGGCCGGCCGATGGCCTCCTGGCGCGACAACATGCCGGGCGGGATGTTCCTCAAGTCCGAGCCGTGGGCGTCCAACCTGTCGGACCCGGCGGCCCGCTGGCGGCTCGACGCGTACTGCGCGACCCGGGGCATGACGGCCCGTCACGGAGAGCCGATCCCCGTGGAGACGTTCGCCGAGTACGGCCTGTGGTTCGCCCGCAACGCCGTCCCCGAGGTGGACGAGCGCACGGTGGTCCGCGTCGCGGCGCTGCCCGGTGGCTTCGAGGCGGTCACCGAGGACGGCGAGACCGTGCAGGCCCGCACGGTCGCTCTCGCGGTCGGGGTGATGCCGTTCGTGGAGATCCCCGCGGCCCTGCGCGGGCTGCCGTCCTCGCTCGTCTCGCACAGCAGCCACCACGGCGACCTCGAACGCTTCCGCGGCCGGGACGTCACCGTGATCGGCGGCGGGCAGGCCGCCCTCGAGACGGCCGCGCTGCTCGCCGAACAGGGCACCCGGGTCCGCGTGCTGGCCCGCTCCGACCGGCTGCGCTGGAACGACGTCCCGCCGCCCTGGGAACGCCCGTGGTGGCGGTCGGCCCGCTCCCCGCACAGCGGCCTCGGCTGCGGCTGGCGCAACTGGTTCTACGCCGAACGCCCCGGCCTCTACCGGCGGCTCCCGGAGCCGACCCGCGCACGGATCGCGGCGACGGCGCTCGGACCGGCCGGCGCCTGGTGGGTGCGCGACCGGGTGGAGGGCGCCGTGGAGGTGTGCCTCGACCACGAGGTGACGGCGGCGGTCGCGGCGGACGGCGGAGTGCGGCTGGACGTGACGGGCGCGGAGCCCTTCGAGACCGAGCACGTGATCGCGGCCACCGGCTTCCGGGCGACCCGCGATCGGCTCGGACTCCTCTCCGGCCCGCTGCGCGACGCACTGGCCACGGTGGCCGACGGCTCCCCCGAGGTGGGCCGGGACTTCGAGTCGTCCTGCCCCGGACTGTTCATGGCCGGCCTGGTCACGGCCGCCGGGTTCGGGCCGGCGATGCGTTTCGTGCACGGCGCGACCTTCACGGCGGGGACGCTCGTGCAGGGCGTGCAACGCCGGCTGCGCACAGGGCTGTCGGGCGGGGCGATCCCGGCGCCGGGCCGACGCGGGGCGGCGGAGTCCGTGCGGCGCTGAGCGCGGCACGGGCCTGTCGGGTGGACGCGGCAGAAGGGCCTGTCGGTGGATCAGGTCGCAGCCATTGCGATCTGATCCACCGGCAGGCCCAGGGTGTGGCGTGGACGCCGGCCGCGCGGGCGGTCGGCACCGGGTGCGTTCAGCGCCGGGAGGCGGCCCTGCCTCGCCGGTACAGCACGACGCCGCCCGCGATCAGCGCCGCGCTGACGCCGGAGGCGGCCAGCAGCGCCGCGTTGTCCCTGCCGGTGTGCGGCAGCTCGGGCGGGGTGTGCCCGCCGCCACCGCCGTTGTGCGGGGGCGCGGTGTGCTCGCCGCCGGGGGGCGTGCTGTGCCCGCCGTGCGGGGGCGGGGTGCTGTGCCCGCCTCCGGGCGGAGGCGTGCTGTGACCCCCGTGCGGAGGCGGTGTCGAGTGCCCGCCGTGCGGGGGCGGGGTGCTGTGGCCTCCGGGCGGGGGCGGGGTCGAGTGCCCGCCGTGCGGGGGCGGGGTGCTGTGGCCTCCGCCGGGAGGCGTCCAGTGGCCGCCGCCGGGAGGTGTCGAGTGACCCCCGCCGTGAGGAGAGCTGTGACCCCCGCCGGGAGGCGTCCAGTGACCCCCGCCGGGAGGCGTCGAGTGGCCCCCGCCGGGAGGCGTCGAGTGACCCCCGCCGTGAGGAGAGCTGTGACCCCCGCCGGGAGGCGTCCAGTGACCCCCGCCGGGAGGTGTCGAGTGCCCCCCGCCGGGAGGAGAGCTGTGACCGCCGTGCGGAGGGTGGGTGGAGTGGCCTCCGCCGGGAGGCGTCGAGTGGCCGCCACCGGACGGGGTGCCGTGGCCGTGACCGCCGCCCGGAGGCGTGTGGCCTCCGCCGCCGCACGTGTCGCCGTAGCCACCGCAGTCGTCTCCGTGCCCGTGGCCGCCCTGACCGGAGCCGCCGTATCCGGAGTCGCTGTAACCCGGCTCCTCGTCGCCGGAGTCGCCGTAACCCGGCTCGTCCTCGTCGGAGTCCCCGTAACCGGAGTCGCCGTAACCCGGCTCCTCGTCGCCGGAGTCGCCGTAACCGGACTCCTCGTCGTCGGAGTCGTCGTGCGGTGTCCCGTGCGCGCGGTTGGCGCCGGCATGCGCGGCGCAGGCGTTGCCGAACGCGGGGTCGAGCGCGGCGATGACGTCGGCCGAGTTCCCGCAGACCTTCAGCGGGATGTGCAGCGGGGCCTCGACGTGGTTGCCCGCGAGGGATCCTGGTGAACTGTTGGCCGCCCCCACGGCGTTCGCGTCGGCGAGGGCGTAGCCGCCCCCGCACAGGGACAGAATGCTCGTCGCGGCGGCGGCCGCGACCATTCCCCTGCTCAGGGTCTGTCGCAATCTCGTGGTCTTCCTGCTCGGAGAAGTGGGAAGGGCCGGCCTCGGACCACACGGAAGTCGTCCAAGGCCGGCCCGGACCCGGCTGAAAGGCCGGGAATGACGTTTCGTCAGTCGTTGATGCAGAAGTTGCCGCCGGCCGGGTTCAGAGCGGCGATGACGTTGATCGAGTTGCCGCACACGTTGATCGGAATGTGGATCGGAATCTGGACGATGTTGCCGGACAGGACACCCGGCGAGCCGATGGCAGCGGCGTTGGCACCGGCGTCGGCGAAGGCGGGGGCGGCCCCGCCCAGGGCCAGGATCAGACCCGCGACAACAGCAGCACTCTTCTTCATGGGTTTCCCTTCTCTGCGGTCATGCCTAGATGACGGTCGAAACCGAGCGAACGCAACTGGAACGGCTCGCACCATGACTCGCAGGCTGCAAACGACAGATGGACGATCGAAGAAACTCAGAAACGCGTGCCGTCCGGTTATTCACTCGAACGCCTTCATACAATTGACCCGCCGGACCCAACAGGGAGAAACGATTCGCCTGAGCGGCGCAGCAGAAATTGACAGAACATCAGGGAAATCGCCGGGAGAAGAACGAAGCCGGACGGTCCGCCGAAAGAGGCAGGGACCGTCCGGCGAGCGGTGCCGGGGAGGGCGTCAGCCGTTGGCCACGCCGTTGCCGCCCACCACTGAGTCCGACGTGGTGAACGGGTTCTTTTCCTGGGCCCCCGGGTGGATTCTCCACCCGGGCAGCGGGCCGCCGGATCATCGGCGGCCCGCTGTTCTAGCGTGCGGCGCGTGACGACGAAGAGAAACCTACTGCCACGTCGGCTGGCGATTCCCTCAATCGTCCTGGCCGCCACCGGCGCACTGCTCGGCTCCTCCGTGCTCTCCGGCCGGGAGCACTCCCCGCGCGCGATGAACGTCCTGGTGATGGGCACCGACGAACGGGACACCATCTCCGCCGACGAGAAGCACAAGTTCCACGCCGGCGGCCAGGCCTGCGGCTGCACGGACGTCCTGATGCTGATCCATCTCTCGGCGCGGCGGGACCGAGTCAGCGTGATCGGCCTGCCCCGTGACTCCTGGGCGAACATCCCGCAGTACCGCGCCCCGGACGGCAAGCAGCGCAAG
It includes:
- a CDS encoding FAD-dependent oxidoreductase, with the translated sequence MYDLLVVGAGPYGLSIASHAADAGLSLRVFGRPMASWRDNMPGGMFLKSEPWASNLSDPAARWRLDAYCATRGMTARHGEPIPVETFAEYGLWFARNAVPEVDERTVVRVAALPGGFEAVTEDGETVQARTVALAVGVMPFVEIPAALRGLPSSLVSHSSHHGDLERFRGRDVTVIGGGQAALETAALLAEQGTRVRVLARSDRLRWNDVPPPWERPWWRSARSPHSGLGCGWRNWFYAERPGLYRRLPEPTRARIAATALGPAGAWWVRDRVEGAVEVCLDHEVTAAVAADGGVRLDVTGAEPFETEHVIAATGFRATRDRLGLLSGPLRDALATVADGSPEVGRDFESSCPGLFMAGLVTAAGFGPAMRFVHGATFTAGTLVQGVQRRLRTGLSGGAIPAPGRRGAAESVRR
- a CDS encoding chaplin family protein produces the protein MRQTLSRGMVAAAAATSILSLCGGGYALADANAVGAANSSPGSLAGNHVEAPLHIPLKVCGNSADVIAALDPAFGNACAAHAGANRAHGTPHDDSDDEESGYGDSGDEEPGYGDSGYGDSDEDEPGYGDSGDEEPGYSDSGYGGSGQGGHGHGDDCGGYGDTCGGGGHTPPGGGHGHGTPSGGGHSTPPGGGHSTHPPHGGHSSPPGGGHSTPPGGGHWTPPGGGHSSPHGGGHSTPPGGGHSTPPGGGHWTPPGGGHSSPHGGGHSTPPGGGHWTPPGGGHSTPPPHGGHSTPPPPGGHSTPPPHGGHSTPPPHGGHSTPPPGGGHSTPPPHGGHSTPPGGEHTAPPHNGGGGGHTPPELPHTGRDNAALLAASGVSAALIAGGVVLYRRGRAASRR
- a CDS encoding chaplin; its protein translation is MKKSAAVVAGLILALGGAAPAFADAGANAAAIGSPGVLSGNIVQIPIHIPINVCGNSINVIAALNPAGGNFCIND